ACTCCATGGCCCTAATTTTTTTCAAGCGTTCATCAAGCCAGACAAAATACCGGCAACACCGTTCTTTAACCTGGAGCAATTTTTCAGATAACACCATAATTGGACACAGAACACTCTCATCCAATTGCTATACAAAATAATTGCTCACCTTGAAGAAGGGACACCCGAAAAATATCCTATTGGGATTAGATGCTGTTCTTGACTTGTAAAGAATGGCATAAACGCCGCAGAAGCACTTCGGCGCAACCCCATCTGGATCACGATCTCCTGCAACAGCGCATGAAGATCCCCCCATCCAGGTCTTGTGCATGAAGAACCCCCTCGCTCATCATGGACGATCACACAAGCAACGGCCATGAGTTTCACCTTGCGTTTGGATGAAATAGGGCTCAGTGATGGAAACGGCGTCGTTTGGCACTTCAGGGACGAATTTGTCCACTTAAATTTCGTCCCAAGCCACCTCAGCGACCGTAACGGCCACATCATTCACTGGCCCTCCATGTCAGCCAGCTCCGTTACCGTTTTTGGCCCAAAACGGACGGAAGGGTATAATTGTCTCCCGTTTTAAAACGTGGGGGATCGAAATGTATTTTCCAATCTTGAGGGACGAAAATATCCCTGTTTTAAAAGGTCAGGGACCTATTTGTCTTTTagtctaaaaattttaaatagtgATTTAGataattacttttttaaattttataaaaaaaaattttgtcatTGTCCATTCATTTTTTCCAACCTGTTTTAAGTTTTAATGGTAGTTAATAAGTTCGATCTATACCTACTTATCTACTATTGAATTTAAACTAAGTTGTTTGAAAATAATACTCTAACCATTGTGTTAAATAcgttattttttatgaaaaattaaaaaaataaagaaagaggGTATTCATTTGTCAGATCAATAGATTCTAAATGAAATATTAAATATACGCAATGTTAAGATAATATCAATAAAAAGAAATATGATCACggaatatttatattaataagaATTTTTGAATATAATATAATCAAATATGTATCAAAAATATAAGGGTTATAGCTTAATTAGATAGAGCACCTCGTTTACACGCAcggtaatatttttttttaaaagaattaattatGTAATTAAAAGAGTTGATCTTTTTGACAAATCAATGTCTTATTTCATTTTAGGAAACAAAACAATAGAATAATAATCTGACAAAGGGTTGAGATGTCCAATAAAATTTATCACTAATTTAAGATATTGATAAAGTGAATACTTAGTCTATTCAATGCTATGCATAATGAATAAAGAGACCTAAAAAAAATCTCTTTTTAGCCTATTTTATGAACTTTAAaatgtataaaattttatttcttgaTAATAAACAAAGTTTTATTCATTTACAACACTAAAATTATGCTAAATTTAACACTACCTACTTAAAATTCATGGTACTTATAGGGTCAAGTTTTCAATTaccatatttatttattataggCCACTAATATGAAATGTTGGTTCATTACTTAAAGTAACTAATAAAATGCTTTTTGATTGttaactttttatatttatgaaaattaaattaatttaaattaaaatttatataaaattgatacatgaaatgaaattgatctcatttaaaaaaatgatattttttatgaaaaattaataaaattttgtcatttatataattattttaataaaataattaaaaataatataaaatttaaattaaatgagaccaaatattaaaatataattttcgtATTTAATCTTAAATTACT
The Arachis stenosperma cultivar V10309 chromosome 7, arast.V10309.gnm1.PFL2, whole genome shotgun sequence genome window above contains:
- the LOC130939588 gene encoding uncharacterized protein At4g04775-like produces the protein MGGSSCAVAGDRDPDGVAPKCFCGVYAILYKSRTASNPNRIFFGCPFFKVKERCCRYFVWLDERLKKIRAMESEALGAVDDVGGVDIEDQVLRSQELEKKFNCGEDDELMYNVDDVMKIAIIGYSMKIAIVEKK